Below is a genomic region from Granulicella sp. L56.
CCCAGCGGACTGCCGGTGTTCAACAGCACATTCAACAGGACACCGTTGGTGATGCGGCCAAAGAACATGCCGTATCCGCCACGCAATACCGTCTTGCCGTCGCCGAACGCATCGTAAGCAAAACCGAGCCTTGGGCCGAAGTTATTGTTATCGCTCGGCGCATTCGTCAGCCCGGTATACGGCACAAAGGTCCCCGATGCCGCCGTCAGCGTCGCATTCGACGAAGCTCCCGGCAGGTTCTCCTTGTCATAGCGAACGCCGAGCTGCAACGTAAGTCGCGGCTTGATCTTCCAGTTGTCCTGCACAAAGACGCCATAATCGAACGTCGAGATCGCAAAGACCGGCGGACCAAAGCCCTGTGCGAACGTGCTGTAGCAGGGAGATGTACCTACCGCACTCGTCGTCGCTGTAGCGGCGGCCAACGCAGTACTGTTGCAGGTAGGCGCACCGTTCTTGCTGGCCAGGTCGGCAAGGAAGTTGCCGGTATAGCCATAGGTGATATAGCCGTTGCTCTCGTAGGTGTTGTTGATCAGGTCGTAGTTGTGCACCGCGTCCAGACCGATCTTGATGCTGTGGTTGCCGTGGTTCAGATAGAGCGTATCGCCAATCTGCCACTTGCGTTCATCCGGCAGCGCCTTGCGGTAAGAGTAGTAAGGCGATCCAAGGTAGAACCCGGTTGAAGTCGCAAGCCCGACCTCGGGAACATTGCCGCCCGTACCTACAAGGTTGTTCTTGGTGAACTCACTGAACGGCTGCTGGCCTTCGTCGTTGAGCTCGCGCCCATATTGATACAGCAGCTCGTTGCTGATGTTCGAGGAGATCAGCGTCGTCCACTTGGCTACGCCGTAATCCAGCTTCACAAAGTCCGTACCGAACGTATCCACAGCGTAGTTGTTGGTCGCCTGCGTCTGCACGCCGCCCGGCGAATCCCACCGCAGACGGTTATAGAGCAGGCTGACATGGTTCCTGTCATTAAGCTGATAGTCCAGCTTCGGCATATTGACTTCCTGGTCGCCCGTGCGCGGCACGCTGCCAAGGTCGGTCAAGAGATTGCCGAGGCCAGCACCATACGCCGCCGCTCCCGCCGCGTAGCTCGAAAGCTTCTCGCGCGCCGCCAAAGTGCAGGCATAGCTGTCGAGCGTGTAGTTGGAGAAGTAGTTCGAGTCCGTGGCCTTGGCGCTACCAGTAAGGTATCCCGTTGCCAGATTGCAGGTCGGAGAACCGTTGAGCCCGGTCAGCGAAGCATCCGGCTGGCTGAAGAACGACGAGGGCGAGTTCGCCTTCGCTGTTCCCGGAAAGTTCCTGTGATGCTGGTCATACGTGTAATACCAGAACAGCTTGTCCTTGATCAGAGGGCCGCCCGCCGAAAAGCCCCAGATCCTGCGCGAGTCGGTTGGCTTGTACGGTGTCGTCGTGAAGGTATACCCACCCGAAGAGTTCTGCGTCCCAACCGTGTTCGACGTGTACGGGTTATAGGTGCCCCAGTCGGCCTCGCGGTCGTAGAAGTATGCCTGCCCATGCAGCTTGTTGGTTCCGCTCTCGGTCACCGAGTTGATGACGCCGCCCGCTGCGCGTCCAAGCTGCGCCGAGTACACGCCGGTGTTCACCTGAAACTCGCGGATCGCCGTCGGAGGGGTCGAGTACGCCTCACGCGTACGGCCACGCTCTTCGGAGTAGTACGCCTGATTGTCGTCCGCACCATCGATCAGAACATTATTCAAAATCGGGCTGATGCCGCGAATGCTGACCAGACCAAAGCCATTCGAGTCCGACACCACACCCGGCGTCGTCAGCGCCAGGCTCGACCAGCGAAGATTGTTCACCGGCACATTGTCCAGCGCGCGCCGGTTCAGGTTGGCCGAAAAATCAGGAGAGTCGAAGTTCAACACCGGCGCCTCTGCCGTTACTTCCACCACAGAAGTCGATGCGCCCGTCACCAGCTTCGGCGATACATCGGTCAACTGCCCGACCTGCACCGTCACCTGGTTCGTCTTCGAATCG
It encodes:
- a CDS encoding TonB-dependent receptor, yielding MKMLMRLGLFAAVCLTAGTMLAQSSTQGAIGGTVFDTTGAVVGSASVTIHNNGTNAEIHLTADGSGYFKAPLLEPGTYTVTVSSAGFSDSKTNQVTVQVGQLTDVSPKLVTGASTSVVEVTAEAPVLNFDSPDFSANLNRRALDNVPVNNLRWSSLALTTPGVVSDSNGFGLVSIRGISPILNNVLIDGADDNQAYYSEERGRTREAYSTPPTAIREFQVNTGVYSAQLGRAAGGVINSVTESGTNKLHGQAYFYDREADWGTYNPYTSNTVGTQNSSGGYTFTTTPYKPTDSRRIWGFSAGGPLIKDKLFWYYTYDQHHRNFPGTAKANSPSSFFSQPDASLTGLNGSPTCNLATGYLTGSAKATDSNYFSNYTLDSYACTLAAREKLSSYAAGAAAYGAGLGNLLTDLGSVPRTGDQEVNMPKLDYQLNDRNHVSLLYNRLRWDSPGGVQTQATNNYAVDTFGTDFVKLDYGVAKWTTLISSNISNELLYQYGRELNDEGQQPFSEFTKNNLVGTGGNVPEVGLATSTGFYLGSPYYSYRKALPDERKWQIGDTLYLNHGNHSIKIGLDAVHNYDLINNTYESNGYITYGYTGNFLADLASKNGAPTCNSTALAAATATTSAVGTSPCYSTFAQGFGPPVFAISTFDYGVFVQDNWKIKPRLTLQLGVRYDKENLPGASSNATLTAASGTFVPYTGLTNAPSDNNNFGPRLGFAYDAFGDGKTVLRGGYGMFFGRITNGVLLNVLLNTGSPLGQFTASIKPAAANAPIFPNIIAAATPPTPSSYYLASNLQNPMVHEFDLVVQQQMGRGTVFSVSYLGALGRELTNFVDRNLNPATTPTTITISDATGKGPLQNGATYVVPQYTSYGNTALFGSAASKFTSITEVASNINSNYNALVAEIQNRSLHSIQFDVNYVWSHALDYSQNATTTNTTNNQYDPYGGLKEDYGNSNYNVPNRLAGYVLYNFPNRQQDGWLKYVSNDWALNSAFQLQNGLPYSATLSGYGSFGALNSSWNGAGGTSFIPMIGRNTYKYPRDIVQDLRVQKQLAFTERYRAELRLDLFNLYNHQNVTSVQSLAYALQSGSGATANTATATFQSGTGSTALFGTPNNSNSSGFLYTPRQVQIGFRFLF